The Oncorhynchus tshawytscha isolate Ot180627B linkage group LG32, Otsh_v2.0, whole genome shotgun sequence genome includes a region encoding these proteins:
- the LOC112230156 gene encoding microtubule-associated proteins 1A/1B light chain 3C produces MMPPFEKPQQPKSFKQRKSFATRKQEVAGIRTKFPTKIPVIIERYQREKYLPPLDKTKFLVPQELSMTQFVTIIRNRMSLMQSQAFYLLINNSGLASMSLTMAQVYKDHKDDDGFLYMTYASQEMFGNCVEIHEESLPIAGNV; encoded by the exons ATGATGCCTCCATTTGAGAAACCACAGCAGCCCAAGTCCTTCAAGCAGAGAAAAAGCTTTG CCACGAGAAAACAGGAGGTCGCGGGGATCCGAACAAAGTTTCCAACAAAAATTCCG GTTATCATTGAAAGGTATCAACGGGAGAAGTACTTGCCGCCTCTTGATAAAACGAAATTCCTGGTCCCCCAAGAACTTTCCATGACTCAGTTTGTCACCATTATAAG AAATCGTATGTCTCTGATGCAGAGTCAAGCGTTCTACCTGCTTATCAATAATAGTGGCCTGGCCAGCATGTCTCTTACCATGGCGCAAGTCTACAAGGACCACAAGGATGACGATGGCTTTCTCTACATGACCTATGCTTCTCAAGAAATGTTTGGTAATTGTGTTGAAATCCACGAAGAGTCATTGCCAATTGCTGGAAATGTTTGa